A genomic stretch from Setaria italica strain Yugu1 chromosome VII, Setaria_italica_v2.0, whole genome shotgun sequence includes:
- the LOC111257895 gene encoding protein PHOSPHATE STARVATION RESPONSE 2-like: MALQSLPASTGAPCSTSVASSSSTFSTVIVHGRFPNVTPSIVHSLNAEIWSSDPISYSGVSEQPLGGNYPVLPAEATHSADQLGDLLNNNDIGVEKQPDCGSVREPNESDDRDEWLRCLVTGRLDDIITADMTLNYPQMAESAPDSSYLNSETRQDEHIIHQLVSVPTIPGQLYPTVSPPATINVHSPLRTKVRRRWTTEMHDRFVDAVNQLGGCENAKPKAILDIMNVEGLTREQVKSHLQKYKLAQVRHRPSEVAGTSVDTATSNEGIPSASDVQIRIQEFALQVQIEFQKKLHEMVERTRRDLLEIHRSVLEKHVMSLHELEERQNLNTDRSILHLLPSPAAGAAAPPSALSAGGSIGVCGEGSRTAALVEDVQASEAGSLSNKAGA; encoded by the exons ATGGCTCTACAGTCTTTGCCTGCTAGTACCGGGGCACCTTGTTCAACATCTGTGGCATCATCTTCCAGTACTTTCTCCACGGTTATTGTACATGGGCGTTTTCCTAATGTGACACCATCAATTGTTCATTCTTTGAATGCTGAAATCTGGTCCTCTGACCCAATATCCTATTCTGGAGTATCAGAACAACCTTTAGGGGGTAATTACCCTGTACTACCTGCTGAAGCAACACATTCTGCGGACCAACTTGGTGATTTACTGAATAACAATGACATTGGTGTTGAGAAACAGCCAGATTGTGGTTCTGTTAGAGAACCTAATGAATCTGACGACAGAGATGAATGGTTAAGATGCTTGGTGACTGGACGTTTGGATGATATTATTACTGCTGACATGACTTTGAACTATCCACAAATG GCTGAATCTGCACCAGATTCCTCATATCTAAATTCTGAGACACGGCAGGATGAGCACATAATCCATCAATTAGTTTCAGTTCCTACAATTCCTGGGCAGTTGTATCCTACTGTTTCTCCTCCAGCAACTATAAATGTCCATTCACCCCTCAGGACCAAGGTGCGAAGACGATGGACTACGGAAATGCATGATCGTTTCGTAGATGCCGTCAACCAGCTCGGTGGCTGTGAAA ATGCTAAACCTAAAGCCATTCTTGACATCATGAATGTTGAAGGTCTGACACGTGAGCAGGTGAAAAGCCACTTGCAG AAATATAAATTGGCTCAAGTTAGGCATCGCCCATCTGAAG TTGCAGGCACATCAGTAGATACGGCGACGTCTAATGAAGGCATACCTTCAGCTTCAGATGTACAAAT ACGCATTCAAGAATTTGCATTACAGGTGCAGATAGAATTTCAGAAGAAACTTCACGAGATGGTAGAGAGGACACGTCGTGATTTACTCGAG ATTCACAGAAGCGTACTAGAGAAACATGTGATGAGTCTACACGAGCTCGAGGAGCGGCAGAATCTCAACACAGACCGCAGCATATTGCATCTTCTTCCCAGTCCAGCAGCGGGAGCAGCCGCCCCTCCTTCAGCTCTGTCGGCAGGGGGCTCCATAGGGGTGTGCGGCGAGGGAAGCAGAACTGCAGCATTGGTTGAAGATGTCCAGGCGTCAGAGGCTGGCTCACTTAGCAACAAGGCAGGAGCATGA
- the LOC101771289 gene encoding probable inositol transporter 2: MEGGVNVADKAEFKECLRLTWTQPYILQLVLSAGIGGLLFGYDTGVISGALLYIRDDFAAVEKSTVLRETIVSMAVAGAIVGAAFGGWMNDKFGRRPSIIIADALFFGGAVIMAFSPTPTVIIVGRVFVGLGVGMASMTAPLYISEASPARIRGALVSTNGLLITGGQFLAYLINLAFTKVPGTWRWMLGIAGVPALVQFILMLMLPESPRWLYRKGRKEEAESILRKIYPANEVEQEIDAMRQSVEEEVRLEGSIGEQGLIGKLRKALGSKVVRRGLMAGVIVQVAQQFVGINTVMYYSPTIVQLAGFASNNTAMALSLITSGLNAIGSVVSMFFVDRAGRRRLMLISLVGIIVWLAVLGGTFLGAAHHAPPVSDLETRLLANQTQACPGFNPNVRWSCVNCLKAASTCGFCAHQGDKLLPGACLALNDASRRTCRAGHREFYTEGCPNNFGWLALIGLGAYIVSYSPGMGTVPWIVNSEIYPLRFRGICGGIAAVANWVSNLIVTQTFLSLTKALGTAATFFLFCGVSSLALVIVFFTVPETKGLQFEEVERMLERKDYKPWKRYHGVGDVGPGKNREIGLSAP; the protein is encoded by the exons ATGGAGGGTGGTGTGAATGTAGCAGATAAGGCAGAATTTAAGGAGTGCTTGCGGCTGACATGGACACAACCTTATATCCTCCAGCTTGTCCTGTCTGCTGGCATCGGTGGTCTTCTTTTCGGATATGATACAG GTGTCATATCTGGAGCACTTTTGTACATTCGAGATGATTTCGCTGCGGTGGAAAAGAGCACTGTATTAAGG GAAACAATAGTGAGTATGGCCGTTGCTGGAGCTATAGTTGGAGCTGCATTTGGTGGCTGGATGAATGACAAGTTTGGAAGGAGGCCTTCCATCATAATTGCTGATGCCCTGTTCTTTGGAGGTGCTGTGATCATGGCCTTTTCCCCAACACCTACAGTAATCATTGTTGGGAGGGTCTTTGTTGGTCTTGGTGTTGGAATGGCTTCCATGACAGCTCCTCTGTACATCTCTGAAGCCTCGCCTGCTAGGATCAGAGGTGCTCTTGTGAGCACAAATGGTCTTCTCATCACTGGTGGCCAGTTCTTGGCATACCTCATTAATCTAGCCTTCACTAAG GTGCCAGGAACCTGGAGGTGGATGCTTGGCATTGCAGGGGTTCCTGCCCTGGTCCAGTTCATACTGATGCTGATGCTGCCAGAATCACCAAGGTGGCTTTACAGGAAG GGTAGGAAAGAGGAAGCTGAATCAATCTTGCGGAAGATTTACCCTGCGAATGAGGTCGAGCAAGAGATTGACGCCATGCGCCAGTCTGTCGAAGAAGAGGTGCGGCTTGAGGGTTCCATCGGCGAGCAGGGCCTGATTGGCAAGCTGAGGAAGGCGCTCGGCAGCAAGGTCGTCCGGCGGGGGCTGATGGCCGGCGTCATCGTCCAGGTCGCGCAGCAGTTCGTGGGCATCAACACCGTCATGTACTACAGCCCGACGATCGTGCAGCTGGCCGGCTTCGCGTCCAACAACACGGCCATGGCGCTCTCCCTCATCACCTCGGGCCTGAACGCCATCGGCTCGGTCGTGAGCATGTTCTTCGTGGAcagggccggccggaggcgccTAATGCTCATCAGCCTGGTCGGCATCATCGTGTGGCTCGCCGTGCTCGGCGGCACGTTCCTGGGCGCCGCGCACCACGCCCCGCCCGTCAGCGACCTGGAGACCCGGCTGCTCGCGAACCAGACCCAGGCGTGCCCCGGGTTCAACCCGAACGTCCGCTGGAGCTGCGTGAACTGCCTCAAGGCCGCCTCCACTTGCGGCTTCTGCGCTCACCAGGGAGACAAG CTGCTTCCGGGAGCGTGCTTGGCGCTGAACGACGCGTCGCGGCGGACGTGCCGCGCGGGCCATCGGGAGTTCTACACGGAGGGGTGCCCGAACAACTTCGGGTGGCTGgcgctgatcggcctgggcgcGTACATCGTCTCCTACTCCCCCGGCATGGGCACGGTGCCGTGGATCGTCAACTCGGAGATCTACCCGCTGCGGTTCAGGGGCATCTGCGGCGGCATCGCGGCCGTGGCCAACTGGGTCTCCAACCTCATCGTCACGCAGACGTTCCTGTCCCTGACCAAGGCGCTCGGCACGGCGgccaccttcttcctcttctgcgGAGTCTCCTCCCTGGCGCTCGTCATCGTCTTCTTCACCGTGCCGGAGACCAAGGGCCTGCAGTtcgaggaggtggagaggaTGCTGGAGCGGAAGGACTACAAGCCATGGAAGAGGTATcacggcgtcggcgacgtcggGCCGGGAAAAAACCGTGAGATCGGCCTCAGTGCACCATGA